From Salvia splendens isolate huo1 chromosome 16, SspV2, whole genome shotgun sequence, a single genomic window includes:
- the LOC121771730 gene encoding 3-epi-6-deoxocathasterone 23-monooxygenase CYP90D1-like, producing MEVLLILVVTAVIFCLCKIRNWWNFNSTTKSSKIPLGSFGIFPFVGETIHFISSAYSDQPESFVDKRRRTYGKVFKSHLFGSPTIVSSDAEVSKIILQSDARTFIPSYPKSLMELMGKSSILVINGSLQRRIHGLIGSFFKSATLKSQITAEMERYVMESMGRWREDSPIYIQDEAKNIAFQVLVKALISLDPGIEMELLKKYFQEFIAGLMSIPLNFPGTQLYRSLKAKRKMVKIIDGIIQEKRGCNEGVTKDVVDALLNDKNEQLTDELIAENMVDLMIPGEDSVPLLMSLAIKYLSDCPAALTQLTEENIKLKKHKEKLKEPFSWNDYGSSLPFTQTVITETLRMGNIITGVMRKAMKDVEIKGHLIPKGWCVFAYFRSVHLDDKLYDFPYQFNPWRWQDKEINNGNFTPFGGGQRLCPGLDLARLETSIFLHHFVTQFRWEAEDDSIVNFPTVRMKRRMPVWIKRRRYS from the exons atggagGTTTTGTTGATTTTGGTAGTGACAGCAGTAATATTTTGCTTGTGCAAAATCAGAAATTGGTGGAACTTCAACAGCACCACCAAATCATCAAAGATTCCTTTGGGCAGCTTTGGAATATTCCCTTTTGTCGGAGAAACAATTCACTTCATCTCTTCCGCTTATTCCGACCAGCCGGAGAGCTTCGTCGACAAACGCCGCCGCAC gtatGGGAAAGTTTTCAAATCACATTTATTTGGTAGTCCTACTATAGTGTCGAGTGATGCAGAAGTGAGCAAAATAATTCTTCAAAGTGATGCAAGAACATTCATCCCATCTTACCCCAAATCACTAATGGAATTGATGGGGAAATCTTCTATTTTGGTCATTAATGGAAGTTTGCAGAGGAGGATTCATGGATTGATTGGAAGTTTCTTTAAATCTGCAACCCTAAAATCCCAGATCACTGCAGAGATGGAGAGGTATGTGATGGAATCAATGGGAAGATGGAGAGAGGATTCCCCAATTTACATCCAAGATGAAGCCAAGAAT aTTGCATTCCAAGTGCTAGTCAAAGCATTAATTAGTTTGGATCCTGGTATTGAAATGGAGCtgctaaaaaaatatttccaagAATTTATTGCTGGACTTATGTCTATTCCATTAAATTTTCCTGGGACTCAGCTCTACCGATCATTAAAG GCAAAAAGGAAGATGGTAAAGATAATTGATGGGATAATCCAAGAAAAAAGGGGTTGTAATGAAGGAGTAACAAAAGATGTGGTGGATGCATTGTTGAATGATAAGAATGAGCAATTGACAGATGAATTAATTGCTGAAAATATGGTTGATTTGATGATTCCTGGAGAGGATTCTGTCCCACTTCTCATGTCTCTTGCCATCAAATACCTCTCAGATTGTCCAGCTGCTCTCACTCAATTAACA GAAGAGAACATTAAGCTGAAGAAGCACAAGGAGAAACTCAAAGAGCCATTTTCTTGGAATGATTATGGATCTTCTTTGCCCTTTACACAAACA GTGATCACGGAAACATTAAGGATGGGTAACATAATCACAGGAGTGATGAGAAAAGCAATGAAAGATGTGGAAATAAAGGGGCATTTGATCCCAAAAGGATGGTGTGTTTTTGCATATTTCAGATCAGTGCATTTGGATGATAAATTGTATGACTTCCCTTATCAGTTCAATCCATGGAGATGGCAA GATAAGGAAATTAACAATGGTAATTTCACCCCATTTGGAGGTGGACAAAGATTGTGTCCAGGTCTTGACTTGGCCAGGCTGGAGACTTCTATTTTCCTACATCATTTTGTTACCCAATTCAG ATGGGAAGCT